The Thermodesulfovibrio thiophilus DSM 17215 nucleotide sequence ACAATAAAGATAGGACAATATTATTTAATAAAGATGGCACATTGGCTAATATTTTTAGTTCAAATGAGGTTTCTAATGATACCGCAGCATATTTTAGTGGAATCTGGACTCTTATTGATTCTACAATAGATTCTAATAAAGCAAAATGTATAATAAGATATATTAGTGGAGATAATCCAAAAGATTCTTCTTGTAACTCTCTTCCTTATGTACAAAGGCCAAGAGAGCTTAATATAAAATCTTTCTGTGGAAATGATCAGTCAACCACCTGGAAACTCGGGGATATAATTAATTCGACCCCTTCTGTTAGTTCAGATAAACCACTAAATTATTATCATTTGCGTTATGGAGATACAACTTATTTATCATATATAACTGATTCTAATTACAAAGCTCGAGCAAGCTTTTCTTTTGTTGGTGCAAATGATGGAATGCTCCATGCATTCAGAGTTGGAACAGTTGTTAATCAGACAGATCCTGAATATCCCGCAAAACTTCAAAATGCACCAAACGATACTGGAACAGACAAAATTGGACAAGAAGAATGGGCATTTATACCTAAGAATGCCATTCCTTATCTGATATGGTATGGTCATAATGACTACTGTCATGTTCCAACTGTGGATTATAGAACTATGGTATTTGATGCTTCAATTAATGGAAATTCTGGAGATACAAAATCACAATCAAGCTGGAGAACACTTCTGGTTGGGGTAATGGGTTTCGGAGGTAAAAAAATTGATCTGGGATCTGGAAGCGTTTACAGTTCTTCAATTTTTGTATTAGACCTTACTGATTGGATGAATGGTTCATCAACTTATCCAACCCTTTTATGGGAACAATCTTTACCAGATAACACTCTTACAACTTCGTTCCCATCTATTGTAAGGCTTGGAGATAGCAGTACAAATGGTACCTGGTATGTTGTGTTAGGAACAGGTCCTTCAGATCCTGATGGTTCTAGCTATTTAAATACTGCAAAAATTTATTTTTATAATTTAAAGACAGGCTCTTTAGACAACAATTTAACTTTAAAGACAGGTTCTGCTACGGTAGCAGTGGGAGATATAAATAATATTGATGTAGATGATGACTATCAAGATGATACTATTTATTTTGGAGTATATGGTAAGAGTACAAATAATCCTGTATGGGGAAATTTTTATAGAATATCTTTAAAAAGTGGAACTAGTTATAAAACAATAACTGGTCTGCAAAATTCTGATATTCAAAACGCTGTGGACCTTTCTACATTTAAAACTGGTAATTATCAACCACCGGTTTTTGCAGCTCCTGCTTTTACTATGGATGTCTCCAATAATGTATGGGTATATTTTGGAACCGGTAAGTTTTTGAATAACGATGACAAAAGTATTCCTTATACAAATTATCTAATAGGATATAAAGACCCATATTGGAACACAACAGGTTCCGCTTTTACAAAAAATGACTTGATTAATGTAGCATCTGTACTTTCTACTGCGACTACTGTACCTTATTTAACTGAAAAAGAATGTATATGTGATCAAAGTGGGTGTGCTTTAACAGACATTACTTATAATCAAACCCAGCTTAGTAATACTGTTAATGTTACAAATGGATGGTATTATGGATTGAGCGGCGAAGCAATAATTTCTCAACCATTTGTTTATACAGAAATGGTAAATAGCCTGGTTTTTATCCCTCCAGGAGGTATATGTGAATATTCAGGGAAAACAAGATATATTTCATTCTATTATACTTTTTTGAATGAGCCACAAAGTACAATAGTTATTAATCAAATAATTGCACAGGGTGTTCCACCGTTAGGACAACCATTCCAAACTCTGTCAACTGGAAAGTTAATTATTCAGACATCTTCTGGATCAATTACTCAGTTATTTAATCCGTCATTTTTAGTTCAGGGAAAATTTATATCATGGATAGAAAAGTAGCAGGATTCAGCATTCTTGAACTGTTAATAACTATAGCAATTTTATCAATCCTTATGTATGTCGGAGTATCTGAATATACAAAACATAAAGCAGGTCGAGAGCTTATGAGGCAGACAAATATGCTTGCTGATGAACTGGGATGGATAAAATCTCAATCCATTGCAAAACAACCTCATGGAATTGTTATCAATGTTAATAACTATACGATTTTTATAGACAATAATGGTAATTGTACTTTTGACAACGACACTATTGTGGAGGCAAAGTCTTTTATTTCAGGTATTTCTTCTACAAAAAGGGTTATAAGCGTTTTTGACAGGAGAGGATATCCCTTAAGTAATAATTGCGGACTGGGTATGGACGGTATAACACTTACAAACAATCTGGGTTCGCAGAAAATTGTAAATATTTCAAAATATGGAAGAATAAAAATTGAATAACAAAGGATTTACGCTTATTGAGTTAATTGTTGCCATGTTGATTGTTCTCATTGTTATGCTTGGATTTTTAAAAGGAGTTCTTGAGTATAATAAGTTCTCTATAAGGGCAAAAATGAAAGACAGAGCAACAGAGCTAGCACAGCAGATGACAAATTATATTGAAAGTCTTCCATATGTAAGTGAAGACAGCGGTACTCAATCGATACTATATGCAAATAACAGTTCATGGGCAAGTATTCAATGCAGTTCTACTAATTGTAGTTTTTTTCAAGATGAGGTTGATTTTTATAGCCCCGGAACACCAACTGTTACAAATCCACTTGGTTCTCTGTCGTCAAATTTAAGACTTTATCCTTCAGCGGATACTGTAAATGCGTTATGTAGCTGTAGAGGTAGCTATTGCCCAACTGATCTTCCCATATGCACTTATGAAGGATTTTCTGATAGACGTATATACTCTGCTATAAATATTGCAAGGCTTACAGATGATTATGGCAGAGAAGCAGGCAAATCAGCATTAGTTATGGTATGGTATTTTGAGCCGTTTACAAATGATTATAAAATTATCACTGCGATTGTTATTAAGGAAAAAAAATGATAATACGAATAAGTTCAGTGAAAATTTTTGTCAAACAAAAAGGTTATTCAATAATTGAGATTTTAATTGTTATTGCTATAATGGGAATTCTTGCAGGAGGAATTCTTTCTGCTTATAAGTTTATAGCCAGAGAAAATGCTACCAGACATTTTGTTGCAAAGCAGGAGCAGGATGCAGCAGTTCTTATTAGCCAGATTGTAAAAGATATTGAAGCTGCAGGGTTTGGAATTGATAATGATAATTTAACTTTAACCTCAATTACATCAAATAGTTTGACCGGAGATACTTTGACTTTTCCATCTGTTGCTGCAAGACAGGAAACGTTATCAGGATGCTGGGCAGCATTAACCAATGGAAGTCTAACAATTAAGAGTAAAAATTTTATGGGACAGGACTGTCAGTTTCCATCTGCATGGTATATTGTTTTGGATCCAGTAAGTAAAGAAATCATAACACAGCAGGATCAATGTATAGATTCTTTATGCAGTGATTTAAGTGGCATGACAGGATTGGCATTTTATGCTACTAATGATGACAGATATAATTATCCTCAAGCATTTATGGTTAGTTATTATCTGACAGACAATAAATTACCAAAAGAGTGTGCTCCAGCAAATAACAAACAAAAAATATATAACCTTATTAAAACTCTTGGAACTTCAGGGTCTTCCGGTTATAATGCAGAGCCTATTGTTTCGTGTGTATTAAACTTTAGAATTCGTACTGGAATGGTTCAAGGAGGTTCTATTATTTATCAGGATACATTTGATTCATCAGATATTGAGCTTAAAAAAGTTAAGCTTTTGCGCCTCTGTATGGTACTTCAGATTGGTGTAAGACAGGATACTGTTACTGCTCCTCCAAACTTTAGTGATAATTGTGCTGGAGGGCCAGCAATAGATAATTCATGGTGGAATGATACAGGAAGGTGGTATAGATGGAAAGTTATAGAACAGGATATAGCTTTAAGAAACTATCAGTAAATCAGTCAGGTATTGCTCTCATTTCAGCAATACTTATTGCACTTTTTGCATTGCTTGCTCTTGCAGGTCTTTATTTTGCTCTTACAAAACTTTTTGGTTCTTCTCAAACCATAAAAACATATGCATCAATTCGGGATGCAGCAGCAGGTGGAGTGCATTATGGAATAGCTACAAAAGTATTTGAAATGTATTCTAAAGCATTAAATGGAGATGTAATCGCTGGAGTTTGTGATAGCATACAGTTAAAATTTAAGTTAGAAAATACAAGTGGCACTTTTGATAACGATATTCAGGTATGTTATGGAGGTAGAGGAGCATTTAAGACTGGTTTTGGGAAGGAAAGAGTTATAGGCAGCGGTTCAGGTGGCGGTGTATTTGCATATTGGCTTTGGTTTACAATCATTTCTGAAGCAAAAGGTCCTCAGGACACTCACTCTCGTATAGAAGCTGTTTACGCAAGGTAAGTCCTGTCAAGATACATTGCACATAATTCGATGATTCTTTATATATCAATTTCATCTGGAAACGGATTCAGATATTTTTGATTTAAGATATAACTATTTCTAGAACTATATGCCATGTTTCTGAAAAGTTTTATTATTACTTTGAGTTCTATGAAATTATTTTTATATTTCTCAATTAAATCAAGAATCTCTCTTTTTTCTTCATGATTGAGCTGTTCTGACAGATGCCCTGAAATATGCATTAAACTATTTAGATGTCTACCACGTGATGTTTTCTTTTTTAATGTTTGATAGAATATTTTGCTGTATCTATTAAACTTTTCGTTGGTATTCATAGATGCATCAGCCACAATTCTTCCAAGTTCTTTAAGAGACTTTTGACTGTATGTCATAAGAAGATATTTGTATCTTGAGTGAAAATCTATCAGGGATGAGATTGAAATATTTTTATGTATTTGTTTTAACTCAGCAAAAGCAAAGATCCTTACAAGAAAGTGGAATCTTACATCATTATTTTTCAACGTTCCTTCATCTTCAATAGGTAAGTAAGGAAAATGAGTTTTTGATGCCTCTGCAAAAAATCCGTATGTTTTGCCACACACCATTCCTTTAAAATAAAGTTTTGCTGAACCCACGGCACATGAAGGAGATTTGCTTTTTAACAGAAATCCATCAATCTGGTTGAGATTTTTGATCGTTCTATCAATATAATTAAACATTTGTTCTGTTAAATCTTTATCAGTGTCTGGCTGGATGAGTTTTTTTGAGTTATTGTTTTTTACGAGAATAATTTTTGAACGTGGAACTCCAAGTCCAATATCACATTCAGGACATAAATCAACAACTTCAACAAAATCTTTCAGTTTTTCCACGAATTCATCATGAATAATTCTACCATCATATCTTACAGGTTTTAGAAAGCATCTGCTCAGAACTATTCTTGGTTTAATCATAGATTATATTGTAGTATATTTTGCAAATCCATTAATCATATCTATCGTTCTTAAGCTATTTTTATGTACAAATTAAAGGAGAACTTGAATAGATTTAAATAAAACTTTTTGTTATAATAACACACTATGTTTATAGGAACTCCGCTTATTTCAGAAGAACAGATTCAAAAAAAAGTTAAAGCCCTTGCACATAAAATATCTTCAGATTACAAAGATAAGGATGTAGTTGTAATTGGCATTCTGAAAGGATCATTTATGTTTTTTTCTGATCTTATCAGATATATTAAGACTCCTGTGAGAGTAGATTTTATTATGGCATCAAGCTATGTAAAAGATGTATCTTCTGGAGAGGTTAAAATTCATTACTTTCCAACAGAAGAATTAGAGGACAAAGATATACTGCTCGTTGATGATATTATTGATACGGGGATATCTTTAAAAATTATACAGGATAGAATTCTTGCAATGAATCCGGCTTCCCTTAGGATATGTGTTTTCCTGGATAAAGCAGAAAGAAGAGTGGTTGATGTTCATGTTGATTATGTGGGATTTAAAATTCCAAATAAATTTGTTGTGGGCTACGGGCTTGATTATCATGAGATGTTCAGAAATCTTCCATATATAACAGTATTCAAAAAGGAACTTAAGTGATGTATAAGCTTAGAATCATAACAGATTTTGACGCAGCTCATCAACTGAGAGGATATAAGGGAAAGTGTGAGAATATTCACGGACATAACTGGAAGGTTGAAGTAGAAGTAATGGCGGAAAATCTCAATCAAATCGGTTTAGCCATTGATTTTAAAGAATTAAAAAACATAACAGACGGAGTAATTTCTAAACTTGACCATACTTTCATCAATGAAATCCCTCCATTTACAGTTATAAATCCTTCAAGTGAAAACATAGCAAGATGGATATATATGGCACTACGAAATAAATTTGCCAATACATCAGTAATGCTTTACAGTGTTACTGTCTGGGAGTCTGACCATGCATCAGCAACATATATGGAATAATTATTTAAATTTGATAAAACAAAAAATTCCCTCAATTAATGCTGATTGGGAGATTTATTTTTTCAATAGAAAAACCTATTCAGTAGAGGGTAAGAATTTAGAAATTGATAAACAAAAGGATGCGATAAGATTTCATTTTTCAATAAGAGTAATCAAGGACAAAAAAGCTGGATTTGCAACCTGTAGCGATATAAATAAAATTCCGAATGCTTTTGAATCAGC carries:
- a CDS encoding pilus assembly protein, producing the protein MKKLVYLIILFIVSFLIKETPSIGSSVMSDYCYVPPSIGQIAAPNVLFVIDVSGSMLWCAYNPKSDGTYCCDSKSGCGWTYKGTEEGYFEPDKIYKYNSTKRYWEVTTGSVTPCPKRASSIDKKNQYKGACLNFHYMRRVDLVRWAITGGRLTSCNNRDPKKCDPELYGQPNANLDCDDYGCTLESEESGERVRVPWNRINDSLAMQFKKLSLQPRLGVMFFSDTGVRNNKVYIGDFTSSSNFDGVNPYKNLISTINDESPNGGTPTAPALWDAYNYFAQNTPKYNGFTPQQGNGDQWKNPMYQCFDENQDGVCSGSEFKSVPCAKNFVILLTDGQWNYGGGKSTCTIDTGYESNSADPVVPAYWLHKKGFTNSKTKVDSYVEAVYGIGLWLGGSGEKSLKNVAMYGSFNRSKNWPDNLNGYPTEECDHIDDCCSSPNCGKGSSCTELPASSMDWDKDNDGKPDTFYSASDASEIKDAIRSALFDILRRVSSGSTVATLASRTEISSLIIQPYFYPKYLKDDGTEIGWLGFLRSFWIDLTGHIREDTIANQILDLATNSLDLIIQFFVDSAGDSKVAKITDVNVCTAGDAVSIDQAVSVFNSGCVLAKRDNKDRTILFNKDGTLANIFSSNEVSNDTAAYFSGIWTLIDSTIDSNKAKCIIRYISGDNPKDSSCNSLPYVQRPRELNIKSFCGNDQSTTWKLGDIINSTPSVSSDKPLNYYHLRYGDTTYLSYITDSNYKARASFSFVGANDGMLHAFRVGTVVNQTDPEYPAKLQNAPNDTGTDKIGQEEWAFIPKNAIPYLIWYGHNDYCHVPTVDYRTMVFDASINGNSGDTKSQSSWRTLLVGVMGFGGKKIDLGSGSVYSSSIFVLDLTDWMNGSSTYPTLLWEQSLPDNTLTTSFPSIVRLGDSSTNGTWYVVLGTGPSDPDGSSYLNTAKIYFYNLKTGSLDNNLTLKTGSATVAVGDINNIDVDDDYQDDTIYFGVYGKSTNNPVWGNFYRISLKSGTSYKTITGLQNSDIQNAVDLSTFKTGNYQPPVFAAPAFTMDVSNNVWVYFGTGKFLNNDDKSIPYTNYLIGYKDPYWNTTGSAFTKNDLINVASVLSTATTVPYLTEKECICDQSGCALTDITYNQTQLSNTVNVTNGWYYGLSGEAIISQPFVYTEMVNSLVFIPPGGICEYSGKTRYISFYYTFLNEPQSTIVINQIIAQGVPPLGQPFQTLSTGKLIIQTSSGSITQLFNPSFLVQGKFISWIEK
- a CDS encoding pilus assembly FimT family protein — translated: MDRKVAGFSILELLITIAILSILMYVGVSEYTKHKAGRELMRQTNMLADELGWIKSQSIAKQPHGIVINVNNYTIFIDNNGNCTFDNDTIVEAKSFISGISSTKRVISVFDRRGYPLSNNCGLGMDGITLTNNLGSQKIVNISKYGRIKIE
- a CDS encoding prepilin-type N-terminal cleavage/methylation domain-containing protein; amino-acid sequence: MNNKGFTLIELIVAMLIVLIVMLGFLKGVLEYNKFSIRAKMKDRATELAQQMTNYIESLPYVSEDSGTQSILYANNSSWASIQCSSTNCSFFQDEVDFYSPGTPTVTNPLGSLSSNLRLYPSADTVNALCSCRGSYCPTDLPICTYEGFSDRRIYSAINIARLTDDYGREAGKSALVMVWYFEPFTNDYKIITAIVIKEKK
- a CDS encoding prepilin-type N-terminal cleavage/methylation domain-containing protein; this translates as MIIRISSVKIFVKQKGYSIIEILIVIAIMGILAGGILSAYKFIARENATRHFVAKQEQDAAVLISQIVKDIEAAGFGIDNDNLTLTSITSNSLTGDTLTFPSVAARQETLSGCWAALTNGSLTIKSKNFMGQDCQFPSAWYIVLDPVSKEIITQQDQCIDSLCSDLSGMTGLAFYATNDDRYNYPQAFMVSYYLTDNKLPKECAPANNKQKIYNLIKTLGTSGSSGYNAEPIVSCVLNFRIRTGMVQGGSIIYQDTFDSSDIELKKVKLLRLCMVLQIGVRQDTVTAPPNFSDNCAGGPAIDNSWWNDTGRWYRWKVIEQDIALRNYQ
- a CDS encoding YbgA family protein; this translates as MIKPRIVLSRCFLKPVRYDGRIIHDEFVEKLKDFVEVVDLCPECDIGLGVPRSKIILVKNNNSKKLIQPDTDKDLTEQMFNYIDRTIKNLNQIDGFLLKSKSPSCAVGSAKLYFKGMVCGKTYGFFAEASKTHFPYLPIEDEGTLKNNDVRFHFLVRIFAFAELKQIHKNISISSLIDFHSRYKYLLMTYSQKSLKELGRIVADASMNTNEKFNRYSKIFYQTLKKKTSRGRHLNSLMHISGHLSEQLNHEEKREILDLIEKYKNNFIELKVIIKLFRNMAYSSRNSYILNQKYLNPFPDEIDI
- the hpt gene encoding hypoxanthine phosphoribosyltransferase → MFIGTPLISEEQIQKKVKALAHKISSDYKDKDVVVIGILKGSFMFFSDLIRYIKTPVRVDFIMASSYVKDVSSGEVKIHYFPTEELEDKDILLVDDIIDTGISLKIIQDRILAMNPASLRICVFLDKAERRVVDVHVDYVGFKIPNKFVVGYGLDYHEMFRNLPYITVFKKELK
- the queD gene encoding 6-carboxytetrahydropterin synthase QueD produces the protein MYKLRIITDFDAAHQLRGYKGKCENIHGHNWKVEVEVMAENLNQIGLAIDFKELKNITDGVISKLDHTFINEIPPFTVINPSSENIARWIYMALRNKFANTSVMLYSVTVWESDHASATYME